In Cyprinus carpio isolate SPL01 chromosome B16, ASM1834038v1, whole genome shotgun sequence, the following are encoded in one genomic region:
- the LOC109106679 gene encoding mpv17-like protein encodes MNRAWVLFKSHPYISNVVGYTTLFATADLIQQSMMGKAQDKGTVHKPDPVGRYTSNTSSEECPVAGEAKTDDDSKIRDSEGNIKALERNKTSAPVQHAPQLHSINWAQTARVALVGFCFHANFNYHWLRGLERMFPGGGIRRVSLKVFLDQLFAAPMTISAFYIGLSTLEGAEDPLEDWRTKFWTSYKTGVVYWSTMQAVNFSLIPPVARTVFVGGVALGWTVFLCHFKQQKSDFLT; translated from the exons ATGAACAGAGCATGGGTTTTGTTCAAATCCCATCCATACATCTCCAATGTGGTGGGATACACAACGCTTTTTGCCACAGCAGACCTCATTcagcaaagcatgatgggaaaagCTCAGGATAAAGGGACAGTGCACAAACCGGATCCAGTGGGACGATATACCTCCAACACTTCCAGTGAGGAATGTCCTGTGGCTGGAGAAGCAAAGACAGATGATGATAGCAAAATAAGGGACTCGGAAGGAAATATAAAAGCTttggaaagaaataaaacatcagCTCCAGTACAACATGCTCCGCAGCTTCACAGCATCAACTGGGCCCAGACTGCTCGGGTGGCACTGGTTGGGTTCTGTTTTCATGCCAACTTCAATTACCATTGGCTACGGGGACTGGAGAGGATGTTTCCAGGAGGAGGGATCAGAAGAGTGTCACTTAAAGTGTTTCTGGACCAGCTTTTTGCAGCTCCTATGACAATAAGTGCTTTCTACATTG GGCTGAGCACATTGGAAGGCGCAGAGGATCCCCTTGAAGACTGGAGAACTAAATTTTGGACCTCTTATAAG ACTGGAGTAGTGTATTGGTCCACAATGCAG GCTGTGAACTTCTCGCTGATCCCGCCGGTGGCTCGTACAGTTTTTGTTGGAGGAGTCGCTCTTGGCTGGACTGTCTTCTTGTGTCATTTCAAGCAACAGAAGAGTGACTTCCTGACTTAG